The following DNA comes from Pseudorasbora parva isolate DD20220531a chromosome 8, ASM2467924v1, whole genome shotgun sequence.
aagcaaaaaaaatgtttgcatttattttacatttattgtcagTATTGGGCTCACAGATCACGCGGGTAGGTAATTTtactgttggggtgtgtgtgcgcgtgcatgcgtgtgtgtgtgtgtgtgtgtgtggatgaccaTGACTGGTTAGCCACCACGAAGACCAtttctgacccaggaaaaaccctgatttattattttattgtgagattatTCTAGCACTGCTAGCACTCTCCTCCTAGCACTAGGGCTGTCtctttttattcgatattcgaatatgcattcgaacatgacgtgaaatatccgtaatcgaactataaataaactatccgctTTCTAAAGTGCCATGTATAtcgctttttattttattttacagtctataGGTATGTTTATGGAGCACTGTAATTGGTTTAAAAATCCAATccaaatgaaaatgctccatataaataATCGAAATAAAGATGTCTAAAACGAATTAAATTGTAATTGGTTtaagaggggtgggataaaccttttcatgaaccgatcaagcaaaaaatttcaccatgtaaatgacctgactGGATTACTTGCGTCCTTATGTGACGTGATGCAGCATGCGCCTCCACCACTGAAGAGCACGTGCTGCGTTCACAGTCACACAaggctataatgttgacaagagaTGAAAGCttatttttctgaggggtaaactttctatttcgtaagaagttatgaaaataacattggaataatgacacagacaccctctcttgacagcgtttgtccaaggcactttttacttcaactgtgcctgaaagaagaatacattttttctgagatgattattacactttacaacaaataaacagCTTTTATAAAACCTTGAGGCCGTTTAGAGTTGCTATGGTATTCgtgaacacattccagctgctggagaggacagcGGCAACATTTCTAATGTTGCAGACACATTGTGTGCGCATGTCACAAAATTATTCTgattgaaagtcagcacatgtaaaccccagatcggtttagatatggtctcatgtaaacagtccactgaatCTTTCAATCGTAATTATTCATATCGGAATGACAAAagagtgtgcatgtaaacgtggctaaTGATTAGAccgtttgtttttaattttattgtttgcCATCTTATCCAATAGAGAGCGCTCTAAACGTATTGTAGCGTAGGCCCATGACCAAATGTAGGCTCGTAGATATTCGAATATATTAGaatacattgcttgatattcgaattagatttttctaaaaaatgacagccctaatgtatactacatcgttttgagtcgTTTTCATTGCTCTCGTGTttacgcagatatttcttgaaacaaggagaaaaaaaagatcggattggaaaagctctggcttcgtgtggacgggccTGAATGTcaaaatgggaaagaaaggtgatttaagcaattttgagcgtggcatggttgttggtgccagacaggccggtctgagtatttcacaatctgctcagttactgggattttcacgcacaaccatttctagggtttacaaagaatggtgtgaaaagggaaaaacatccagtatgcggcagtcctgtgggcgaaaatatcttgttgatgctagaggtcagaggagaatgggtcgactgattcaagctgatagaagagcaactttgactgaaataaccactcgttacaaccgaggtatgcagcaaagcatttgtgaggccacaacacgcacaaccttgaggcggatgggctacaacagcagaagaccccgccaggtaccactcatctccactacaaataggaaaaagaggctacaatttgcaggagctcaccaaaattggacagttgaagactggaaaaatgttgcctggtgtgatgagtctcaatttctgttgagaaatccagatggtagagtcagaatttggcgtaaacagactgagaacatggatccatcatgccttgttaccactgtgcaggctggtgggggtggtgtaatggtgtgggttAGGGGTGTGCCATATCATATCGTCCGCGATAATACCGGTATAAatttttacatgataaaaaagTGTCATATCGCATTTACTTTCCCTAGTGCGCACAATAACACCTGTCTGAGTGAGAAGAGCAGCATGTCAGCCTCCGATGATGATGATTTAGTACCTAAAAGGGAGCTACTTGGTTACAAGAGGTCAGCTCTCTTGACAACTGACATAACATGAACAGCTTATGGCTGATTTTGATGTTTGCCATGCAGATTTAACGGGAAGGGTAACATTGacgtttatttttgttaattatgacttaagttAGTTAGATCTAGCATTGTGCACGCTTCGAATGAGACACAGAGATAAAGTGAGTAGTGTATAAAGTAATacgtttatttgaatgaatggattatagcatttattttaattacagagagatagagagagagagagagagagacatacaTGCGTGACTGTGTCTGTTCAGCGTCTCTTAACAATGCAGATGTTtgtttattactttaaaatagcGAGTAACCCCAACAttgctgagaaatataatgtagtGACCCAGTAGCTTAGATCTTTTGTTGCTAAAAGTCGCGGGCGGCGTTGATAACCAGTTTCCGTGCTCCTGAATCTGCAGCGCAATCTGTATGCgagtgacgtgtgtgtgtgtatgtgtgtgcgcgcttcaTAATGAAAACGGCTCATACAGAACGGTATTTTAGCAAACTTGGAATTACCTCTGCTATTGTACACCTTCCCAATCAGAACTGAATATTCAGACACCATGACATAAATTACTTTAGTTATTGCTAAACTAAATGTTATATAGGCTAGGCCTATAAAATGAGTAAGAAGAAAGGcctccttgctgaataaatgtattaagtgccccccaccaaaaaaaaaaaaaaaatcatcaatcTCATCATTGACATCAGCTCATtggaaaaggataaacaatgcctttaattttatttgcaaTAATAAATGCGGCTGCCTACCAGTTGCAATAACCAATAAAACTTTGTTCCATATATTTTTTGCTATATCGTTATCGCAAATATTCCtgaaatattgtgatataattttgaggctatatcgcccacccctagttcttggcacactttaggccccttagtgccaattgggcatcgtttaaatcccacgacctacctgagcattgtttctgaccatgtccatccctttatgactgccatatacccatcctctgatggctacttccagcaggataatgcaccatgtcacaaagcttgaatctttTTCAAAtcggtttcttgaacatgacaatgagtttactgtactaaaataataattagttacatttagTTACAtcgcatttaattaattatataaaatggccccaacagtcaccagatcttaacccaatagagcatctttgggatgtggtagaatgggagcttcgtgccctggatgtgcatcccacaaatctccatcaactacaagatgctatcctatcaatatgggccaacatttctaaagaatgctttaagcaccttgttgaatgccatggagaattaaggcagttctgaaggtgaaaggggtcaaacacagtattagtatggtgttcctaataatccttttgtgtgtgtttgtgtgtgtttgtgtgtgtttgtgtgtgtgtgtgtaatgcacTCTGAGGGACATAActcaggccatccttaaaaatattcttgtttgccgtaacccgaccgaccctgtcaatttagggccgactcaattttgtattttttttcccttttagtccgaccgacttgccggttgtaaattggctttaagaccgaccaatttctttttttacttttcaaacaactaatacaacagtaataaaataatatgaattatattttagtaagtattataaatgtataaattgcctgggccatacaaacgaaggctacgttctttcgtttatagaaaaacctgtgacgtcatctatgtttacactatggttaacggatgtcacactatggccagcacgtgcgttcgtttcggccatggtttcggctcggctcatactctcattcactgtaacgttttaaagccctgtcggagatttcgccgcattgtgtgaTAGGAGTCAGgaggaccatggacacgttacacacaccaggcaagtgcactgcagaggggagggctttgagcccctgtcctttttgaaaatgaatcaaaagtgccccctcaacatttatcattactatattgtggcgaataaaatagattttgaattataattaatataacaacgtgtacaaaacagtaacaaatggttgaaaagccgtttatctagtctctgtcagtctgaaatgtcgttgtcataacgctttgctatgggtagcgtgcTCTGCTCAAccccagcgcgtggtgggagcggcgggactggttgtaacttgaaaaataatgctttatgtatggttctgtcgatggatacacgtgctggctcctcagtgataggctacactacaacagcgataataaaagaaaacgtgggcaaaacggtctatctttgtaaactgtgttcaatgcatgcgagtgctgccgtatgaccagtcattttcggcatcatcactcagtatattcgccagaagacgcgaatgagaaccctctgcagtgagagaagatctgtctctttgcgcagcgcgcgcacgtctcacagcgcgcaaatattgagttctttcaagtcttgcgtttgaacggataaactcacacaaaaagtatgtcaacatgtcgatcttgatgagtatccatcagacagtctgtatatgccttaagagaactttatacagttgagaaagacgatgcatatctctgtattaggtcttaaaggggcagtagcctttactgctctctgtcaaacaaaagataaggactcactcactgctcttgattaaatAGCTGGTTATagacttaattaattgaattcataaaaacaactttttgctttttaaggaagccacttcagagacagacacagatagttgcgtgttcacaatcgagcgtaaaacGACCCCTTTTTACACAATCAagcgtaaaaataagaaacatatcacgggaaaatactaaaacgggaagacagcgggaaaagagctaaaatacgtgagaaacctggaaaaaaagggagggttgacagctttgagtcaatgacagctagctggtggGTGGACACTTTTCTTTAAGAATGCACcggaaatttatgcaataaacatgtttttgacaaatatttcaatttgtttgtggtctatatagcctgcaattagcctacacgcccgaaggcacggcttgaagacccagtcagtgatgtcacgatatgccaatttgtttaaattcatacctacgtaatcaccatcaccaaaaatgtacttttttttttgtattaaaatttgaagaaaaaaatatagacctacctaccgaccctttttttaatttttttttttttttccatttttttttaaatttttctgtatatgccttaagtgaactttatacagttgcGAAAAACGATGCATAACCATGCATtatgtcttaaaggggcagtagcctttactgctctgtttgatgtcaaacaaaagataaggacatcactcactgctcttaattgaatagcttttgtaagttgaataaggattaatctttaatttaaacagttaaatatgcagttattttacatttgattacttcatTCAATTTAtgtacctaaaaactaatgttagacctacctgaaaaacccaaaaagcattattttattagtatctttgcttgatagtatttatttgtgctgctgcttgtattagttattttctttatttttattagtccttttttcccctgaacatagcaataACGAAACGTACTGAAactgtgaacctaaaaccgtgatacaaaccgaaccgtgagcaatcatgactgaaaaaaggttgggaaacactgacataactatatatatatatatatatatatatatatatatatatatatatatatatatatatatatatatatatatatatatatatatagttatgtCAGTGTTTACcaacctttatatatatatatatgtgtgttaatataatatacatatatatatatatatatatatatatatatatatatatatatatatatatacacacacacacacacatatcgatcaggcataacattatgatagGCGAAGTGAATAACACTCCCACTGATCTGATTGGCAGCatgtgaacatttttttctcaaagttgatgtgatAGAAGCAGGATAAATGGGCAAGTTGAGTTTGATACGGGCCAagttgtgatggctagacgactgagTCAGACCATCTCCAAACTGCTGCTTTCGTGGGGTGTTCCTGCTCTGCAGTGGTCTATATCTACCCTAGACCAATATTTATATGCAGCCTTCAATAATTCCTATTAAATTGCTGTGGAAAAAAGCAGTACATACATGTAGGAAGCATTTGCATAAATATTGTACAAGAATATAAAATGAGTATAGCGTgtcacctttgtttagaatttttgtttgtttgtttttttagagtgtaaagaTGGGTAAAGATCCAAGGAAGCCCAGGGGAAAGATGTCCTCTTATGCCTACTTTGTGCAAACCTGTCGTGAAGAACACAAAAAGAAGCACCCTGAAGCCTCTGTTAACTTCTCTGAATTCTCCAAGAAGTGTTCAGAGCGATGGAAGGTACTGTTCTAAAAAACATGTATAGTATGCtgctatattatataaatattatatttgttgTGCTTTTGGGCTTACTCAGAAAAATCTTTTGTAATGTAACTTGCACTTTTTGATACAGCTTTTTCTCGTTCTAAACAGACAATGTCTGCCAAAGAGAAGGGTAAGTTTGAGGATATGGCAAAGCAAGATAAGGTTCGCTATGAGAGAGAAATGAAGAACTACATCCCACCGAAGGGAGAGAAGAAGAGGCGATTTAAGGACCCGAACGCACCCAAGAGACCACCGTATGTTCAAGCTTTGCACTGCTATTAAAAATCTAGCATTTTTCAAGATGGTTCGGTTTGACATGTTTCCTACCCCCTCAAGGTCGGCGTTCTTTATTTTCTGTGGTGACTACCGCCCTAAGATTAAGGGTGAGAACCCAGGTCTTTCCATCGGAGACATTGCCAAGAAGCTTGGGGAAATGTGGAACGGCTCATCGGCTGAGGTGAAGCAGCCCTATGAGAAGAAAGCTGCAAAGCTTAAGGAGAAGTATGACAAGGTAGTGTATAGTTTCGTTTTTCTTTCCTCCCCGAGTTTCCTTCAATGTTGTCAACCTTTTAGAAGCACCTGCCctatttgttcatttttattttattttatttaggatATTGCCCTATACCGCACAAAGGGAATTGCAGGCTTGTCCAAAAAAGATGGtggggatgatgatgatgagaacGAAGATGAAgacgaagaggaggaggaggacgaAGATGAGGAGGATGATGAGTAGATGAGCTACTGATGTAGCCTAAGTTCTTGTTCATGCCATAAACCCAATTGTACACGATTCACATCTTCAAACGTAATACAGCAGAAACAAGAATTGTTAGGCTGTGTATATGCGACGTTTTTAAGATGTACAGTGTTATTCTCCTTTTGTAAAGTTAACACTATGTGTCTTCAGtctttaaaatgttcttttttatcTTTGTTTTTCGTTAGTGGTAGTTCTTTGCCAGGAACAGCTTAAGGTTGAATGATATGATTTGAACTGTTTCTCTGAAGGTGCATAGCACAGTTATCTGGTTCATGTAGATCTGTAGTGCACTATCATATTagtttttaaaaatacttttcgTATTTGCTGTCATAAGGTCCTTTAACTGTACTTTGAATACCACTCTAATTACAAGAATGCAGCTTTGTTTGACATTCAAGAATGTGTCTGAagtaaacatttctttttttagaaaactgtcctgattttttttctcttccgTAGCTACTGTAGTGACAGAGATTAAGCATAGTATACTTAATATGTAAAGTGATTGTATCAAATATGAATAATTCTTCCTCATCTAAGAAGTGTGATCGGTTCATGTATGCGTTCATTAATATTGCAAAAGCAACAAAGAAATGATCTGCTTCAGCGAATTAAACATTGCAGCACGTTTAAGACTCTACAGGTTTTTGAATTATACACCTATTAAGTGCAATATAGATGAATTTCATAATGTTGCTTCACATAAAGCCTTTCCCCAGTGTTGCATGAAGTCGTGCTCTGGcatacaaataaatgcagtgtATGGAGCAAGCTATCAACAATTAAAAGAAGACTGTGCTCAGAAATGAAAAGTTAGATACACTCTCACTTATCAGAGAGCATAAAGGTaacccaaaaaattaaaaaattgtttGAAATAAGCAATGTAACTGATCAAGAGCATTGAATGTATGTTGAGGAATAAGTAAATACAGCGACACTCTGTGGCCGTGATGTGTAATTGCTTTGACTATTATACTACAGATGATGTCATCTTATTCAGGTTTCACCTTGACGGCTTCTGCAAGGACAAATTAACAGTATTCTAAACTATTGGTTAAATGGCTGATATTTCTGGTTATAAGTGAATTTACCTGTCGCAATAATGAGAAGCCCCACAAGAGAAAAGCACTACATATTTGTGACTACTCATGTATAAAACAAACAGCACTTGATGACACAATTGACCATTGATTACTTGACCTAAAGGCAATTATCTGGAAGATGGAAAAGGCGGTAACAATCAACACAAGGCTAGAAAAATGACTCATAGTTCCGCCAGAGGGCGCTAACCCTAAtcagtttaaataaagttaatGGAGCCTTTTGATTGCAGTTGACaaacagttaaaaaataaataaaaaggtttAAAATAGATTTTGACGTACTTTAAAGAAAATATCAGGGTAACAGTCCTTACTGTTGTTACAgtgcaaaaaaagtttttagaaTAAAAGTGGTTGACAAAaatgtaagatttttatttttagacttttttccttttatacGTGTCTAAAAAGACAAGTAGGCCTGTATGAGATATGGAATCATTAACAATAAGCTTGTATAAATTAGACCCttccacacaaaacacaatggCCTCACTTGCTGTATTTTCAATTAACAGAAAGCCACCCTGCATGACAAAGGAATTGGCAGCACTTTTGATAAAAAACAATAATGTACATTCATATATGGCAAGCTGTTTTCATTCGCAGGATAGGAATTCAATGATATATCAAGAATTCAATTACTGAAATCAATATATTTTCATATATCTAAAATGTCTTTCTTACTGCTAACAATCACATTCATGATATCAGAAATTAACATTGTCTAGTGGCAAttgaattgttgatatcaacAATAGAATTTTAATGGTAGCCTATGGTGACATTCACTAGTGAAACTATTACTCATATCAGAGGGGGTGGGGGGATGTCGAGCCACTGCCTGCCCTTTTAGATCACAGCGATTTCTTCCGAGGGAAAACCACACCAAAGGAATTCAAACTGTCGATtcctattaaatatataaattacaaattatCTAATAGCCTATAAATATGAAGTGTATTTGTAATAGGATAGGCCTATGTTATTAAATTGCAGGGCTAAGTTGTGCAAAATCCTTTTTATTGTGCAAATGTGTCAGTAAATGTccacaaatgtattaaatttCAGAGATCAGGTAAAAATCATACACTGGTTCATGGGTTCACACATAACCACTGAAAATTCGTAACATTTAAGCAGTTATGACGTAACGAAGCCTCGTTTACTAATATCACGTGACTTTTGCCATTCCGATCCAGAATCACTTGTTCGAAACAAATGATTCGCAGCTTCATGAAGCGTGTTTTGAAAGCGCTTATCACTATGGATGTAGCTGTTTTTAGAGTAGCCTAATATTTCCGAAGttttacttttcttttattgtagACTAATGTTTAACGGTTGCCTGGTGGCTCCCCCTTTTACAGCACCGTCACTCCATTCATTCACCTTTTGGGCGAGTGCCATTGGCATCCTCTAAATTCAAATTGAGACAGAAACAGGGCACAAGATCTCTTGGCTGCCTTAAAGCCtcgttcacaccgccagcgatTTTGTCGCTGCATGTCGCCAGCGCCAGAGATTCATGTCGCTAGTGGGCGTTCCCACTACACGGGTTGCATATAAACgtcattaaatatatttgtactaTAGTACCGTTTTTATTACTAGTGTTTTGCAGAACAGAGCAAGTTATTAGAATACATACACACTGTACTGTAATAGGTAGACCATATTGCATGCAGTTTAGTCAAAACTTACTTTATATCCCCACAATCCCAGACACGTTTTtccatgcatcatttttttaaatgtgtctctgtatgtaggctacacagagACATATTATAAAGAACAGGGGGCTTGCTAAAAGCTAATATCAACAACTCCTCCGGACACCGCAGTAAAGCAGACGGATCACGTGCACTCCACTGACTTCACTCCTATTGGTTGTCGCTCGCGAAAATCGCTTCTCGtttgcataaagttgaaatttctgaacttttgtcGCGCGTCTCGTGTCGCTTGACACGCCCACATTCTGTCGCCAACGGTCACTGTCGCTCGTGTCGCCGGAAGTCGCCAGCGctccattgaaatgaatgggatcGTGTCGCTTTGTCGCTGCGTgtcgctggcggtgtgaacgaggcttaagagaggggaaaacatttaaatagatcAGTTCACATTAAAAGTGAACAGACAGATATGGCACCAAGCCAATGGAAGACCAACCGAACTTACCAAAGTCTCTTTGAATCTTTGTTAATACTCAAGTTAGATAATAGAGagattattataaattattatttataactttagtGCTTTGTATTTGATATAATGTAGGCTAATTGACGTTATCTGCGCGTTTGGGCGTTACATTGGGAAAGGCGGTACAGCTATCTGGACTGGAAGCGCCAGTAAAATCGTCACAGAACAGGACACCTACATCCCCACACTGCACAGGACACTGGACAGAGAGATGGTGCACACAGAGTTcttcaaatatatattatgtGCGAGAAATGTTCATATTTTGGTAGAGAGGTAAATGGATACGAGCAAAGATGAACAAGTTTGGGTCAATGCATCTCTGTATTTTTCTCATGCACGCGACGGtgagtattatttttatatatttttgtggtaCAATTCAAAaatcttctttttttcctttttacaaaacaaaaaaattgtttttgtgaaaagtTTAATGCGAAACTGCTCAACGTGTCGTTTCCTGAATTTCTGATAAAATTTGTGAACACATAATGCAATTAGatacaaaattgtaatatttaattaaatatttaattttaaatatttaattaataattatatgtACATACATACTACATGTTGATATGCATTTcataattgtattatatatatatatatatatat
Coding sequences within:
- the hmgb1b gene encoding high mobility group protein B1b — its product is MGKDPRKPRGKMSSYAYFVQTCREEHKKKHPEASVNFSEFSKKCSERWKTMSAKEKGKFEDMAKQDKVRYEREMKNYIPPKGEKKRRFKDPNAPKRPPSAFFIFCGDYRPKIKGENPGLSIGDIAKKLGEMWNGSSAEVKQPYEKKAAKLKEKYDKDIALYRTKGIAGLSKKDGGDDDDENEDEDEEEEEDEDEEDDE